A single window of Nicotiana sylvestris chromosome 3, ASM39365v2, whole genome shotgun sequence DNA harbors:
- the LOC104210388 gene encoding uncharacterized protein, translated as MDLWQTARSFAEEAAKRSQEFTNEAVKRSQVLSMGSSKLSDVVSEASKRSKEIVAEASRRADQIKLQFPAAAAVSSLVDYSSSPQIALAAPSVAEHEKFGVTDELREFVKGISMNTFREFPLQDESEMYDTPTISNVRHDLTEFQETHAKLVLSSVKEISKLRYEICPRIMRERKFWRIYFILVNSHVAPYEKKYMDEVKMRSAEKAKVEEAKDISSAETTSTPVTRATTQTNKKAASSTADQDLDVFLLGEDSDEGPDDRDDASDDDFDMI; from the exons ATGGATTTGTGGCAAACAGCACGGAGCTTCGCGGAGGAAGCTGCAAAGCGATCACAGGAGTTCACTAATGAAGCCGTTAAGCGTTCACAGGTGCtcagcatgggttcttccaagtTATCCGACGTCGTTTCTGAGGCTTCCAAGCGTTCCAAGGAGATTGTTGCGGAAGCTTCCAGACGCGCCGACCAGATCAAGCTTCAATTTCCTGCTGCAGCTGCCGTCTCTAGCCTCGTCGACTACTCATCTTCCCCTCAAATTGCTTTGGCTGCTCCTTCGGTTGCTGAACACGAAAAGTTCGGAGTTACTGATGAGTTGAGAGAGTTTGTTAAGGGCATCAGTATGAACACATTCCGCGAATTTCCACTTCAAG ATGAGTCAGAGATGTATGATACTCCTACAATCTCAAACGTTCGGCATGATCTTACAGAATTTCAGGAAACACATGCAAAACTTGTTCTTTCATCTGTCAAG GAAATCTCAAAGTTGAGGTATGAGATATGCCCACGCATAATGAGAGAGAGAAAGTTCTGGAGAATCTACTTCATTCTAGTTAACAGTCATGTCGCACC GTATGAAAAGAAATACATGGACGAAGTGAAAATGAGATCTGCCGAGAAGGCAAAAGTCGAGGAGGCAAAGGATATTTCATCAGCTGAAACAACTTCTACACCAGTGACCAGGGCAACAACCCAGACAAACAAGAAGGCAGCATCATCAACTGCTGACCAGGATTTGGACGTTTTTCTTCTCGGAGAGGACAGCGATGAAGGGCCAG ATGATAGGGACGATGCTTCTGATGATGATTTTGACATGATATAG